The Nostoc sp. UHCC 0926 nucleotide sequence ACAAAAAGCTGTAGCAGACACATTTAACTATCTAAGTAATAGCAAGGTCTTCTAATCTGCGCCTTTTCTACTGGAAGTTTTATTAATGCTTTTGCAATTTTGTTTACATATTGTCAATATACTTGCCAGATTTATGTTGTTGTGGGCGGGAACTCAAGTATCAGACTTTTTGTTCGTTTGTTACTGTTTTTTATCCCCTTTTAGCAAGAATACCATGCGTATGGCAAAAATAATTGCTAAAAATAAAAAGTTTTTCCTTGATTTTCTTCAAATTTTTGTATTTATAAATACAGAAGTTTTGCTAATTTTGTAATTTAACGACTTAAAACCGAAATATTTTCGTGTAATGTATCTGTGCGTGGATGTTAATCATCAGATTTTTATTCGCGATCGCATCTGGAAAATTGATTGCTGATGTGTTTCGTCGGAATAAAAATTTGTAGTTATTATCTGAAATATGGTTATGTGCCGATGCAGGCGTACAACGCTTGCAGCCTTGAGATGAGAGCATAATTCCCACTTTGATTGATTAAGTCCCAGACAAAATTCTTATCCGAATGGTGAATTTAAGATATCCTTGTTTATGGTTTTCGGATAAACTAATAGGCAGATGCTACATACTAGCTATTTGGTTGTAGGGAGAGGACATATTGGTTTAGCGACAGCTGTCTATTTGAGTAATCAAGGATATACTGTTTACCTTTTCTCTCGCCGTTCTTCCATTCTTGCCCAAACAAGAACCATTCACTCAATTGGATCAGTTTCTCCCGGAAGTTATCCAGTTGCAGCTTGTTCCAATAATATTTATGAGTTGGCGGAACTAAATGGTGGTAGACTACCAATCAATGTGGTGATCTGTTGTCGCGGTCAAGACATCGAACCCTATGCCAGGATTCTAGTTGAATATATCAATCCTCAAATGAACATTCTGGTTTTCTGTGCTAGTCGCTTTGCAGGTCGGGTTTTTTGTAATGTACTTCAAAGATTGGGAATATCTAAGGAACAGTTGCCTGCTGTGGCTGATGTCAATAATACTCCCTTCGTCAGTCGCGGTAATACAGAGGATAAAATCAGCATTAGCACGCTTACCAACAAGTTCTTTGTAGCAGCTCAGAACCGAACCATGACAAATCGGATTGTGAGCGCTTACCAATCTGTGTTTAGTAATTTATGGGCTGCTGCTTCGGTTTTAGAAATTAATCTCAATAAAGTTAATGACATTATCCACCTTCCTCTGCTTCTGGTTTCATTAGCTAGATGGGAATCTGGTGAGGATTACAACCCCTATCATAACCTTAGTTCCCGTACTGTTGGACTCATTGAGCATTTGGATCGCGATCGCATAGCAGTGGGTGAAGCACTGGGAGTGCTCAACTTAATTGATATCATTTCCCACTATCAAATCGCATATGGAACCACCGGATCATCCCTTTATGAACATATGCAGCAGGTTGGAGCCTACTCCAGCACGACGCTGTGTAACCCTCATCACCGCTATTTGGTAGAGGATCTGCCTTATGGCTGTTTTCCCTTACAAGTTTTAGCTCGTCTAGCTGGAGTGGAAACACCATTTCTGGACAGTTGCATCACAATAGGAAATAAGTTTCTTGACATACCTCTGGAGTGGACTGCTGAGTTTTTAGAATTGGCTCGGCCTCAGTTCAGTCAAGAACTTTAATGATGTTACCATCTTTGACCTACCCTCCTATTCATCAGAGTTTGATTTGATTAAGATTTTATGGTGGTTTATATAAGTATGAATGGATTGATATAGATGCTTACTCTAGTTATAAAACTTTTGTCGCATTTGTGGAAAAATTTCTCCGACAATTTGGAAAAGATTATGTAATTAATTTTGTCTAACTACTTAAATAATCTAGGTTGAAACAATCCTACAATAGCTCTTAATAAGTGATTATGGCAGGGATAATATTGAGGATATACAGCGGCGAACTTATGAAATATTGTACTTATCAAACAAAATTTTTTTGCCACTTGCTATTTTATCCAGTCCCTATTAACTTAATTTATTAATAAAATATTATCTTAGTTAGATATACGCTAAGAAGTAGTTTATATTTATTATTAAAATGCTCCAATTTATTCATTAGAGAGTTCGCTAATGACACAAACAACTCAATACGCACACTATATGCAGGCTGACCAACGCCCTAGTATCAAGGAACCGATAGACCTCTCACCTTTAGTCGGTAACTGGATCAATACTAAATCGGATACTAATTATTTGGTGCGGGTGGTTCTGACTGAACAAGACGGTCGCCTTGCGTTTCAGGGTTATGGAGCCAACAAACCCTCACCAATTGATTGGGGTGAGGTTGAGGCGGTGCCTTACGCTGTAGGAACTTCACTTACAGCAGGAGGATTCCACGCTTTTTACAAGCTAGACGGGATTGAGACACATCTGGTGGCAAATCAAAAATTGGGAATCTTGGTCATTCAGTCCTATACCCGCTATATAGATGGTAGTGGTCGGACTGATCATTTTGCCCGTGAGTTTTTTCATCGTTAGTAAGAAGAGGAAGATTTCAAGATGGAACGAAACGAAATTTACGGTAACCAGCCCAAGGACACCGTGATTGATTTCACGCCTTATTTAGGAACCTGGATAAACTCCAACACAGAGACTACATGGATCGAGAAATTTACTCTAACCAAGCATAATGAGCAAATTATTATGCACGCTTATGGTGCCCAGTCCCTCAAAGATTGGGGTGAGACTGAAGTGACACCCTTTGTAGATAATATCAATGAGAAAGCTTTCTCTGCAAGATACGATCACGATTCAGTGGAATCCTTGTTAGCAGCGAATATGAACAAGGATTTGTGGGTTATCGCTGCGTTTCACAAGTTCAAGGATGGCAGCCAACCTAATTTTCTGTGTCGGGAGTTTTACTATCGGCCGGACTAAGATGAAGTTCCTCCTTGCATTTGTACTAAAAAAGCTCATAAGGCTTGCTGTACAAAAAGTCTAGGGTTCCTAATATCAATTTGATATAGCAGTCCTAAATCATTCATGAAAAATTAGATCCCCGACTTTTTAAAAAAGTCGGGGATCTGGACACGACGAATTTTCACCAATCAGCCAGTAGTAGGCTAATGCACCTTGAATTATTCACGGTGCGTTAGCTACATAGCTACATTTAGGTATCAGATCAGGGCAAACGCATCTAAATTACTCCTGATCACGACCAATCTTAAAAACCAACGAGAAAAATCAGCATTTCTCATTTGATTTGTTTTCCAAGCCCAAAGCGATGCCTGCGGCGGGCTACGCCAACGCCAAAATTTTTGTCAATAAGCAGCAATTAATGCGACTAGTTTTAAGCTTATTGATAATCAAAGGGTATTGTTGACATGATGCGTTTGCCCTGGGTATCAGATGCGATCAATTTTACAGCAGAATTCAAGTATTTGAACCACATCTGTCGTAGGGGCGCAAGGCCTTGCGCCCCTACCGCGTGGTCTATTTACCTGAAAACGTCCATTTTTGGAGAGCGATCGCGCTGTCGGTTCAATCACGTCTGCGATGCGAATTGTATTGCATCAGATTTGCAATACATCATATCAAGGAATTGCCCATTGGCACTACACAGAAGCCGCGAATGCCGTTGGCTACTCAAATACGGGTCATTTTGCCGCAGTCTTCAAACGCAAGTATGGCATCATACCCCGTGAATGTTTTGTAGGAAAGAAGCCAATTCCTCCTTTCGGGATCGAAATTCCTCCTTTGTGAGTTGCACAGTAGCTCCAAAGTCACCTAATCTTTCTAGTAGTCTTCTTACAACAGATTACTAATAGTTGCTGGACAAATTTTGGGTGTGAAGATGGCAAAACGGATGTGGGGAAATTATGCTAGGGGCATTGGCAGTCTGGCGATCGCAGTCTATAATCTTGACACTTATGTGGTGGGTAAGTTTGCTATCGGCAGCATTGGCCATCAACTGGTTGCAGGTTTTAATCTCACCAAGCAAACTGATTCTAGCACCAGTCATAACCGCCAAATTGCTGCCCTTAACTTGTTTAACCCGGTGTACGGTAGCCAGCCATTCGGTGATGTTGCTTAGTGATGACACGAGAAAAAATAGCACAGTCAGTTGAATAAGCGATACTCCGGCGAAGTCATTTCTCTACGAGAGACTGCGCCTACCTGAACACACTTAAATATTTTAAAATATATAGGACTCCTGTTTGATTTCTGAACAAGATTTTAGATTAGGACTTACGCACACTCTACGATTCTTCTCTTCGAGACGCTCCGCGAAGGCGTCCTTGGCGTCTTCTCTGCGAGACGCTGCGCGATGGCGGTTCGATAAATTAAACTTTTTGGCGATTTTTGCGTAAGTCCTATAGATAAAACTCTGAGAAAACGGGCTTTTCAGTCTCAGGATATTTTACAAAGTTAAATCGGAGTCCTATACTAAAAAAAATGAAGCTTGAAGAAGATGCTGTAATTTACTCGTATGTAAACTTTACAGTTATTAGCTAAAGAGTCTAAAAAGCCCATAACTGTGCTTTTTCTGTTATCTTGAGTTGAGCAATTATCGACGATTTCTCCAAAAAAAACATCTATAATCAACTCATATATAGTTAGAATAGTCTGTCTATTTTAATTAATGAATATTTTGTTTTTATTAGAATAAATTTAGACAGAACTGTCTATTTTTAACTGGTTATATTCCTGATACTTCAATGTTAATTCAGGCTATTGTTATAAATATTACTATTATTAAATACAATTATTGTTAGGATTTTAAAATCAAGGAAATCAAAGAAATTTTATTCTAAGAATACAAAACCTCGAAGAATATTTCTTGTATCGCTTGACAAATTAAATGACCATTTGCCAAATTAGTGTCAATATAGAGCCAAAAAACGATTTCTATTCATCTTTGTGTTCGTGCTGTTAGTAACAATAACTGTAGTTATTGAGATCCGCGCTACTCGGATTAAAAATTTTGGCTATTGCTTATCTAGAGCATATTTTAGGCTAATAAATAGAGCTAAAAAATAGTTTGCCAAGCAACACCGCGCCTTCTAGCTCCTAAATCTTGACCCTTTTGTATTAATCTTCAGTACGAGGAAAGGCATGAAAAATACTCAAGTAATAATTAACAAACCACTCAACGAAACAGCTTGCAAACATAACCCAAAAAAATTGGGTGACAAGAAAAAACTAACTTGCACAAAATCACCACAACCAGGTGCAAGCCAAGGAAATTGCCCTTTAGATGGAGCGATGGTTTCTGTTGGAGCTATTACTGATGTTGTTCATTTAGTACATGGTGCTGTTGCTTGTACTCATAATCCTTGGGCGACTCATGGTAGCCTGTCATCAAGTTCTCAATTATACCAAACTGCTTTTACTACTGACTTGGGTGAGAATAATGTCATTTTTGGTGGTGAAAAGAAACTGTACAAAGCTATTCTCGACGTTGCTCAACGCTATAATCCTGCGGCTGTTTTTGTCTACGCTACTTGTATTACCGCTTTGATTGGTGATGATATTGATAATATCTGTAAACTGGCTGCACAAAAAATTGATATTCCGGTTGTCTATGTAAATTCGCCTGGATTTCTTGGTAGTAAAAATTTAGGTAATCGCATTGGCAATGAGACTTTATTGAAACATGTAATCGGAACAGCAGAACCAGAATTTACCACTCCTTTCGATATCAATATTATTGGTGAGTACAACGTTGCTGGTGATTTGTGGAATGTTTTACCACTGTTTAAGAGATTGGGTATACGCGTTCTCTCCAAAATTACGGGTGATGCTCGCTATAAAGAAGTTTGCTATGCTCATCGTGCCAAGTTGAATGTAGTCATTTGCTCAAATGTAGTGCTGCCAATGGCGCAAACAATGAAAGAACTTTATGAAATTCCTTATATTGAAGAATCTTTCTTCGGTGTGGAAAACTTAAACCATTGCTTGCGAAATATTGCAGCAATATTAGGAGATAAATATCTTCAAGAACGTACAGAATGGTTGATAAAAGAAGAAAACGCAGCCTTAGATATTGCCCTAGCTCCCTACCGTGCCCAGTTGAAAGGCAAACGGATTATTCTTTTTACTGGTGGTGTAAAAATTTGGTCGATTATTTTAGCTGCCAAAGATTTGGGAATGGAAGTGATTGCTACCACTAATGCAAAGACTACAGAAAATGAAAAAGCCAAAATTAAACAATATCTTGGTCAAGATGGCATTATTTTGCCTGAAGCAACCCCGGAAGTATTACTACAAGTTTTAAAGGATACAAAAGCTGATATGTTGATTACTGGGACTGGCAATAAATATACAGCACTCAAAGCACAAATTCCTTTTCTGGATGTTAACCATGAACGCCATCATGCCTACGCTGGTTATATGGGGCTGGTGGAACTAGCACGAGAATTGTATAAAGCCTTGTATAGTCCTGTGTGGGAGCAAGTCAGGAAACCTGCGCCTTGGGATGAAAAAATCAACCTTGATGTTGCTTGACAAATTATTTGTCAAGTGAGCTTTCAAATACCGATTCTATCCAACACCTGAGCAGGAAGTCTTGCTCAGGCGAACGATGGGATGTACTCGTTTGGTCTAGAACCGTGCCCTCGCCGCAAGGACGCAGGCATGGTATGAACACCAAAAACGAGTTGGGTACATTGAAACTTCAGCAATGCTGACTAATTGGAAAAAGCAAGAGGATTTGCAATTCCTGAATGACGTTAGCAGTGTGCCATTGCAGCAAGGTTTACGACATCTGCAAACAGCGTTTAGCAATTTCTTTGCAGGACGGGCTAAATACCCAAACTTCAAGAAAAAGCATAATGGTGGTAATGCTGAATTTACAAAGGCAGCATTTAAATTTAGAGATGGGAAAGTATTTCTTGCTAAAACTTCTACGCCATTAGCTATTCGTTGGAGTAGGCAGTTACCCCAAGGTGTAGAACCATCGACAATTTCTGTGAAGCTCTCGCCCTCTGGACGATGGACTGTTTCAATGCTTGTAGATGTTGAGATTCAAAGATTGCCTGAATCTTCTAATCAAGTTGGCGTTGACTTA carries:
- the nifE gene encoding nitrogenase iron-molybdenum cofactor biosynthesis protein NifE, encoding MKNTQVIINKPLNETACKHNPKKLGDKKKLTCTKSPQPGASQGNCPLDGAMVSVGAITDVVHLVHGAVACTHNPWATHGSLSSSSQLYQTAFTTDLGENNVIFGGEKKLYKAILDVAQRYNPAAVFVYATCITALIGDDIDNICKLAAQKIDIPVVYVNSPGFLGSKNLGNRIGNETLLKHVIGTAEPEFTTPFDINIIGEYNVAGDLWNVLPLFKRLGIRVLSKITGDARYKEVCYAHRAKLNVVICSNVVLPMAQTMKELYEIPYIEESFFGVENLNHCLRNIAAILGDKYLQERTEWLIKEENAALDIALAPYRAQLKGKRIILFTGGVKIWSIILAAKDLGMEVIATTNAKTTENEKAKIKQYLGQDGIILPEATPEVLLQVLKDTKADMLITGTGNKYTALKAQIPFLDVNHERHHAYAGYMGLVELARELYKALYSPVWEQVRKPAPWDEKINLDVA
- a CDS encoding NAD/NADP octopine/nopaline dehydrogenase family protein translates to MLHTSYLVVGRGHIGLATAVYLSNQGYTVYLFSRRSSILAQTRTIHSIGSVSPGSYPVAACSNNIYELAELNGGRLPINVVICCRGQDIEPYARILVEYINPQMNILVFCASRFAGRVFCNVLQRLGISKEQLPAVADVNNTPFVSRGNTEDKISISTLTNKFFVAAQNRTMTNRIVSAYQSVFSNLWAAASVLEINLNKVNDIIHLPLLLVSLARWESGEDYNPYHNLSSRTVGLIEHLDRDRIAVGEALGVLNLIDIISHYQIAYGTTGSSLYEHMQQVGAYSSTTLCNPHHRYLVEDLPYGCFPLQVLARLAGVETPFLDSCITIGNKFLDIPLEWTAEFLELARPQFSQEL